A single window of Salvia splendens isolate huo1 chromosome 6, SspV2, whole genome shotgun sequence DNA harbors:
- the LOC121806191 gene encoding uncharacterized protein LOC121806191, with the protein MQIPVIDLAPYLESSSNSSSTAELEANSNLKSLCSEVSRTLKETGALLVKDPRCSAEDNDRFLDMMEKYFEMPDDFKRRQERPQLHYQVGVTPEGVEVPRSLVDKEMQEKLRSMPIESQPSRPAGPDPKWRYMWRVGPRPSSTRFKELNSEPVIPEGFPAWKDTMDSWGYKMVSAIEVVAEMAAVGFGLQKDAFTSLMNQGPHLLAPTGSNLKRHGQMGTVFAGYHYDLNFLTIHGRSRFPGLNIWLRNGQKMEVKVPLGCLLIQTGKQIEWLTAGECIAGMHEVAVTDRTIEAMKVASDENRSLWRVSSTLFGHIASDAILKPLGHFAESPLASKYPPMCAGEFVELELAVINLKGRKEEAS; encoded by the exons ATGCAGATTCCGGTGATCGATCTCGCGCCCTACTTGGAATCCTCCAGTAATTCTTCCAGCACGGCGGAGTTGGAGGCCAATTCGAATCTGAAGAGTCTATGCTCGGAGGTCAGCCGAACCCTAAAAGAGACGGGGGCTCTGCTAGTTAAGGATCCGCGATGCTCCGCCGAAGACAACGATCGCTTTCTCGACATGATGGAGAAGTATTTCGAAATGCCCGATGATTTCAAGCGCCGGCAGGAGCGTCCGCAGCTCCATTATCAG GTTGGAGTAACACCTGAAGGAGTTGAAGTACCCCGTAGTTTAGTGGATAAAGAAATGCAAGAGAAATTAAGATCGATGCCAATAGAATCTCAGCCTTCCAGACCCGCTGGACCTGACCCTAAGTGGCGGTATATGTGGAGGGTTGGTCCACGGCCATCAAGCACCCGCTTTAAG GAACTTAACTCTGAGCCTGTCATACCTGAAGGATTTCCTGCGTGGAAGGACACCATGGATTCATGGGGATATAAGATGGTGTCTGCGATAGAG GTTGTTGCTGAAATGGCAGCAGTTGGATTTGGCCTGCAGAAAGATGCATTCACTTCTCTTATGAATCAG GGACCACACCTACTTGCTCCAACAGGAAGCAATCTAAAACGTCATGGCCAAATGGGCACTGTATTTGCAGGGTATCATTATGACCTCAACTTTCTTACTATTCACGGTAGGAGTAGGTTCCCGGGATTAAATATATGGCTGAGAAATGGACAAAAAATGGAAGTTAAAGTTCCTTTGGGATGTCTTCTCATTCAAACAGGAAAGCAG ATAGAATGGTTAACTGCTGGAGAATGCATAGCTGGCATGCACGAAGTTGCTGTGACtgatcgcacaattgaagcaaTGAAAGTAGCTTCAGACGAAAACCGCAGCCTTTGGAGAGTTTCCTCAACA CTTTTCGGGCACATAGCGTCGGATGCAATTTTGAAACCGCTAGGCCATTTTGCGGAGTCACCGCTAGCCTCCAAATACCCTCCTATGTGTGCTGGAGAGTTTGTAGAACTGGAGCTCGCGGTTATCAATCTCAAAGGACGTAAAGAAGAGGCATCGTAA
- the LOC121809430 gene encoding transcription factor bHLH130-like: MFSSEAISSDMSRNSSFLLSNPSFKSRDSMGSDLFPNHAQLQQQHGLARYRSAPSSFLASLLDSTGENSSSGDESEALLSALMDGQKSGNQMHYHLKQETESEPRPGYESAVVGSYSVGMENLVNSRMNNGSNLVRQTSSPAGFFNGYGMMGEVEKHRAQNHSKATSSSSPSAAGMSSHINFSSSRFMPTIPENVNESIGMRSPENGQLGSANAREFDALFPQDSWNHDTPFNSLKRSRGGDSVKMFSSFNELENQSGEPRRSHGLVHHMSLPNTASEMAELDKFMPVQPDTTTPCQIRAKRGCATHPRSIAERVRRTKISEKMKKLQDLFPNMDKQTSTADMLDLAVQYIKDLQGQVETLTETRAKCVCLRPQQTTPKS; the protein is encoded by the exons atGTTTAGCTCAGAGGCGATCTCGAGTGATATGAGCAGAAACAGCAGCTTTCTTCTCTCAAATCCGAGTTTCAAGAGCAGAGATTCCATGGGGTCCGATTTGTTTCCGAATCATGCTCAGCTTCAGCAGCAGCACGGGTTAGCGCGGTACCGATCGGCGCCGAGCTCGTTTCTGGCCTCGCTATTGGATTCGACTGGTGAGAacagcagcagcggcgacgaATCGGAAGCTCTGTTGTCGGCGCTGATGGATGGGCAGAAGAGCGGTAATCAGATGCATTATCATCTGAAGCAGGAGACCGAATCGGAGCCCCGGCCCGGGTATGAGAGTGCTGTCGTCGGATCTTATTCCGTGGGGATGGAGAATTTGGTTAATTCGAGGATGAATAATGGATCCAATCTTGTGAGGCAGACTAGCTCTCCTGCTGGATTCTTCAATG GATATGGTATGATGGGAGAGGTGGAGAAGCACAGAGCTCAAAACCATTCAAAAGctacttcatcatcatcaccgtCAGCTGCTGGTATGAGCAGTCATATTAATTTCTCATCCTCGAGGTTCATGCCTACCATACCTGAGAACGTTAACGAAAGCATTGGCATGCGTAGCCCTGAGAATGGCCAGTTGGGAAGTGCTAATGCCAGAGAGTTCGACGCCCTCTTCCCTCAGGACTCGTGGAATCATGACACTCCTTTCAATAGCTTGAAAAGAAGTCGAGGTGGTGACAGTGTGAAGATGTTTTCCAGCTTCAATGAGTTGGAAAATCAG AGTGGGGAACCAAGGAGAAGCCATGGCTTAGTTCACCATATGAGCTTGCCTAATACTGCTTCTGAAATGGCCGAATTGGATAAGTTTATGCCAGTTCAACCGGACACCACCACTCCTTGCCAGATTAGGGCGAAAAGAGGCTGCGCCACTCATCCAAGAAGTATAGCAGAGAGG GTGAGACGCACCAAAATTAGTGAAAAGATGAAGAAGCTGCAAGATCTTTTCCCAAATATGGACAAG CAAACAAGCACAGCTGATATGTTGGATTTGGCAGTTCAATACATTAAAGACCTTCAAGGTCAAGTAGAG ACGCTCACAGAGACGAGGGCCAAGTGCGTTTGCTTGAGACCTCAACAAACAACTCCCAAATCGTAG
- the LOC121809523 gene encoding probable serine/threonine-protein kinase DDB_G0280111 produces the protein MWRFKPFAHKEQTGLEGRVIDIGNFKVQVRNLIAEGGFSCVYLARDAVNGFKQYALKHIICNDEESQELVTKEISVMKTLTGHPNVVTLLAHAVFDMGRTKEALLLMEYCEKSLVNVLEGRGAGYFEEKQVLTIFRDICTAVFVMHCQTPPIAHRDLKAENLLLGSDGLWKLCDFGSTSTNHKRFEKPEEMGIEEDNIRKHTTPAYRAPEMWDLFRRELINEKVDIWALGCLLFRICYLKLAFDGESKLQILNGNYRIPDQPKYTTLLIDLIRDMLQSSPDDRPDITQVWFRVNDLLPDELQKSLPDTPPEMLQNSTDATGTAKPVNKSSPMPRRSPPPPPSSDASRNVSSTPANSRIGENDGPLGSFWATLHSKDSEATEEKTKPKYDEDLTDRRSSGKDKVRPDGHLASRVPPQKEQSFHSPLQKNVQGESVNRPGDYPSTDLNLFVDSLNHNSERLKPSKAAEVTPSFQNDAFNTFMAEFDVSKPSPNNNRRKPEKEDMLESEVEKLKEQLANVSAEKTEVTSKYEKLSAICKSQRQEIQDLKHALAARTPSHSADSSRSQASPGGQSSTTPQNEKIEGTVWELQEGFFDRSSPSPDSKQWQAFAEAPKPQATSTYNTSKSVRTRNGQQSKQAGEQNSGSNSWGFGTDSFKVVPAAASSKGNVPIGELNNSQRFSESKSKDSKFDSQPAGWAGF, from the exons ATGTGGAGATTCAAACCATTTGCACACAAAGAGCAAACTGGGCTTGAAGGCCGTGTTATTGACATcggcaatttcaaagttcaGGTTCGCAATCTAATTGCGGAGGGTGGATTCTCCTGTGTTTATTTAGCTCGAGATGCAGTAAATGGCTTTAAACAGTATGCATTAAAACACATCATATGTAATGATGAAGAGTCCCAGGAGCTAGTGACAAAGGAGATTTCTGTTATGAAAACACTCACAGGCCACCCCAATGTTGTTACCCTTCTCGCTCATGCTGTCTTTGATATGGGCCGCACTAAAGAAGCTTTACTTCTCATGGAATATTGTGAGAAGTCCCTTGTTAATGTGCTGGAGGGCAGAGGAGCAGGATACTTTGAGGAGAAACAGGTCCTAACAATTTTCAGGGATATATGCACTGCTGTCTTTGTAATGCATTGCCAGACTCCACCTATTGCTCACCG AGATTTGAAGGCTGAGAATCTTTTGCTGGGGTCTGATGGCCTGTGGAAGTTGTGTGATTTCGGTAGCACTTCTACCAACCATAAGCGCTTTGAGAAACCTGAAGAAATGGGAATTGAGGAAGACAATATAAGGAAACACACAACACCTGCATATCGAGCCCCCGAG ATGTGGGATCTGTTTCGAAGAGAACTTATAAACGAGAAGGTTGATATATGG GCACTTGGGTGTCTCCTTTTCCGCATATGTTACTTGAAGTTAGCATTTGATGGTGAATCAAAGCTCCAAATTCTGAATGGGAACTATCGCATCCCAGATCAACCCAAGTACACTACATTGCTGATAGACCTTATCAGGGACATGCTTCAATCTTCCCCTGACGACAGACCAGATATCACGCAG GTGTGGTTTCGTGTTAATGATCTTTTACCAGATGAACTGCAGAAATCATTACCTGATACGCCTCCTGAAATGCTACAGAACAGTACTGATGCCACAG GCACGGCAAAGCCTGTAAACAAGTCTAGTCCAATGCCTAGGAGGAGTCCTCCTCCTCCCCCGTCATCTGATGCATCCCGAAATGTGTCATCAACCCCAGCTAATTCTAGAATTGGTGAAAATGATGGACCTTTGGGTTCTTTCTGGGCCACTCTGCATTCAAAAGATTCAGAAGCCACAGAGGAAAAGACCAAGCCAAAGTATGATGAAGACTTAACTGACCGTAGATCATCTGGAAAGGATAAGGTCCGTCCTGATGGGCATCTTGCCTCTCGTGTACCTCCACAAAAAGAGCAAAGTTTTCATTCTCCTCTTCAGAAGAATGTGCAGGGAGAATCAGTCAATAGGCCTGGCGATTACCCATCTACGGACTTAAATCTGTTTGTTGATAGTTTGAACCATAATTCTGAAAGATTAAAACCATCCAAAGCAGCAGAAGTTACACCTTCCTTTCAAAATGATGCTTTTAATACTTTTATGGCTGAATTCGACGTAAGTAAACCAAGTCCAAACAACAACCGTCGGAAACCAGAGAAAGAAGACATGTTAGAGTCTGAGGTTGAAAAGCTGAAGGAGCAGCTTGCGAATGTCAGTGCAGAGAAAACAGAAGTGACCTCTAAATATGAAAAGCTCTCAGCGATTTGTAAGTCACAGCGACAAGAGATACAAGACCTCAAGCATGCTCTAGCTGCAAGAACTCCATCACATAGTGCGGATTCCTCGAGAAGCCAAGCTTCTCCTGGAGGCCAATCATCTACCACTCCACAG AATGAGAAGATTGAAGGAACAGTCTGGGAGCTTCAAGAAGGTTTCTTTGATCGGAGTTCTCCTAGCCCAGATTCTAAGCAGTGGCAGGCCTTTGCTGAGGCTCCCAAGCCACAGGCCACATCAACATATAATACTTCAAAGTCTGTTAGAACAAGAAACGGTCAGCAGAGCAAGCAGGCAGGTGAACAGAATTCAGGTTCAAATTCTTGGGGATTTGGAACTGATAGTTTCAAGGTGGTTCCTGCTGCTGCTAGCTCTAAGGGTAATGTGCCTATTGGTGAATTAAATAATTCGCAGCGTTTTAGTGAATCGAAGAGCAAAGACAGTAAGTTTGATTCCCAGCCTGCTGGATGGGCTGGTTTCTAG
- the LOC121806776 gene encoding chaperone protein dnaJ GFA2, mitochondrial-like produces the protein MVRCHGLRLARRSLTSLLRHSTYSIGGFRGVGAAPCSQSRGLFYLNNGDGNGKYVLKPAFWSDNTGAKRSIHSTAHLSRDFYDVLGVNKSASASEIKKAYYGLAKKLHPDTNKDDPEAEKKFQEVQKAYEVLKDDEKRQQYDQVGHEAFERAGTGEGGFDPFGGGGGFNPFQDIFRNADIFNIFNRDMGGEDVKVAVELSFMEAVQGCTKTLSIMTDLTCETCGGAGVPPGTRPETCKRCRGSGMIISQNGPFTVQATCPNCGGAGKIVSDFCKSCRGKRVVKRPKTVKVNIMAGVDNNETIKVPRSGGSDPDGNQPGDLFVVLKVKEDPVFRREVADIHVDTVLSINQAILGGTIQVPTLSGDVVVKVRPGTQPGQKVVLRKKGIKVRNSFSFGDQYVHFNVSIPTNLTQRQRQLIEEFGKEEQREDDKGAAAGASG, from the exons ATGGTCCGGTGCCATGGCCTCCGCCTCGCCCGCCGCTCTCTTACATCCCTTCTGCGCCACAGTACTTATTCAATT GGAGGATTCAGGGGCGTCGGCGCTGCACCGTGCAGTCAATCCAGGGGCCTTTTCTATTTAAATAATGGAGATG GCAATGGCAAGTATGTGTTAAAGCCAGCCTTTTGGAGTGATAATACAGGCGCCAAACGGTCAATCCATAGCACTG CACATTTGTCAAGAGATTTCTATGATGTCCTTGGTGTTAATAAAAGTGCATCAGCATCCGAAATTAAAAAAGCTTATTATGGG CTTGCAAAGAAGTTGCATCCTGATACTAATAAAGATGACCCTGAAGCTGAAAAGAAATTTCAAGAAGTCCAGAAAGCATATGAG GTATTAAAGGATGATGAAAAGCGCCAACAGTATGATCAG GTAGGGCATGAAGCATTTGAACGTGCTGGTACAGGTGAAGGTGGATTTGATCCATTTGGAGGTGGTGGGGGCTTTAATCCTTTCCAGGATATATTCAGAAATGCTGAT ATTTTCAACATATTCAATAGGGACATGGGTGGAGAAGATGTTAAG GTCGCTGTTGAACTATCCTTTATGGAAGCTGTCCAAGGATGCACCAAGACACTGTCAATCATGACTGATTTAACTTGTGAAACTTGTG GCGGAGCTGGTGTTCCTCCTGGAACAAGACCTGAAACTTGTAAACGCTGTAGAGGTTCTGGCATG ATTATCTCACAAAATGGTCCTTTCACAGTCCAAGCTACTTGTCCAAATTGTGGGGGAGCTGGAAAAATTGTTTCG GACTTCTGCAAGTCCTGCAGGGGTAAGCGGGTAGTAAAAAGGCCGAAGACAGTGAAGGTGAATATCATGGCAG GAGTGGACAATAATGAAACCATTAAAGTCCCCAGAAGTGGTGGATCGGATCCTGATGGAAATCAACCGGGTGATCTTTTTGTTGTACTAAAG GTCAAAGAAGACCCAGTGTTCCGAAGAGAAGTGGCTGATATCCATGTTGATACGGTTTTGAGCATCAATCAG GCAATTTTGGGAGGAACGATCCAGGTCCCTACACTGTCCGGGGATGTTGTTGTTAAG GTTCGCCCTGGCACTCAACCTGGGCAGAAGGTGGTGCTGAGGAAAAAGG GAATTAAAGTCCGAAATTCTTTTTCATTTGGTGATCAATATGTGCACTTCAACGTTAGCATTCCAAC AAACCTGACACAGAGGCAGCGCCAATTGATCGAAGAGTTTGGTAAAGAAGAACAGAGAGAAGACGATAAAGGTGCGGCTGCAGGAGCATCGGGCTGA
- the LOC121807623 gene encoding mitogen-activated protein kinase kinase kinase 20-like produces the protein MSWTRGKTLGSGGFGFVSIATTHRDGGHNPHLPAVVAVKSADISQSKTLSMEKELLHKFKSCPCILRCFGDQITTENGRNLYNIILEYAPGGSLADKILSSAAKGLPEDVVSHHAKSIATALVHIHKLGYVHCDVKPHNVLLVGEHSKLADFGSCKKIAEVIDEKQGFRGTVLYAAPESISRLEYSAAADVWALGCTVLNMLTGRAPWEIRKDATATDVLMMIGVSDEIPEIPNVLSEEAKDFLRKCFVKNPAARCRAESLLRHPFLKMAHRHRRHHLSSKLHSLLPQCFHVPKIHVH, from the coding sequence ATGTCGTGGACGCGAGGCAAAACCCTAGGATCTGGCGGTTTTGGCTTTGTGTCCATCGCCACAACCCACCGAGACGGCGGCCACAATCCTCATCTTCCGGCGGTTGTGGCCGTCAAATCCGCCGATATCTCGCAGTCGAAAACTCTGTCCATGGAGAAGGAGCTGCTCCACAAATTCAAATCGTGCCCGTGCATCCTCCGCTGCTTCGGCGACCAAATCACCACCGAGAACGGCCGCAACCTATACAACATCATCCTCGAATACGCCCCCGGCGGCTCCCTCGCCGACAAAATCCTTTCCTCCGCCGCCAAAGGCCTTCCAGAAGACGTCGTCAGCCACCACGCCAAATCCATTGCCACCGCCCTCGTCCACATCCACAAACTTGGCTACGTGCACTGCGACGTGAAGCCGCACAACGTGCTCCTCGTGGGCGAACATTCAAAACTCGCCGATTTCGGAAGCTGCAAGAAAATAGCAGAGGTTATTGATGAAAAGCAAGGGTTTAGGGGGACGGTGCTCTACGCGGCCCCCGAGTCGATATCGCGGCTGGAGTACTCGGCGGCCGCGGATGTGTGGGCGCTGGGGTGCACCGTGCTCAACATGCTCACCGGGAGAGCGCCTTGGGAGATTAGGAAAGACGCAACGGCGACAGATGTGTTGATGATGATCGGTGTCAGCGATGAGATTCCGGAGATCCCGAACGTTTTATCGGAAGAGGCCAAGGATTTTCTGAGGAAGTGCTTTGTGAAGAATCCGGCGGCGAGGTGTAGAGCGGAGAGTCTGCTACGTCATCCTTTTTTGAAGATGgcccaccgccaccgccgccaccaTTTGTCCTCAAAGCTGCACTCGCTTTTGCCGCAGTGTTTCCACGTCCCAAAAATCCATGTCCATTGA
- the LOC121807997 gene encoding metalloendoproteinase 3-MMP-like: MAAKSINIFSLIFLIAVVVFATQPGGSVLAKPAAEIDAHAPPFDSKSFLQSYGYLEYARLNLEIGASEEQILELAIKTYQENFGISPTGILDDETLSLMTMPRCGNPDIYGGVNTMKHRRAQFDEKPAPAGRR; encoded by the coding sequence ATGGCCGCTAAGAGTATAAAtatcttctctctcatctttctgatcgccgtcgtcgtcttcgCGACCCAACCAGGGGGTTCTGTGTTGGCAAAACCCGCAGCGGAGATCGATGCTCATGCTCCTCCCTTTGATTCGAAATCTTTTCTTCAAAGTTACGGTTATCTCGAATACGCGCGTCTTAATCTCGAAATTGGTGCTTCGGAAGAGCAGATTCTGGAATTAGCCATCAAAACGTATCAGGAAAATTTCGGGATCAGCCCCACCGGAATATTGGACGATGAGACGTTGTCGTTGATGACGATGCCGCGATGCGGCAATCCCGATATCTACGGTGGCGTCAACACCATGAAACATAGGCGCGCACAATTTGACGAGAAACCTGCACCCGCTGGCCGCCGTTGA